The following proteins come from a genomic window of Spea bombifrons isolate aSpeBom1 chromosome 10, aSpeBom1.2.pri, whole genome shotgun sequence:
- the IMMP1L gene encoding mitochondrial inner membrane protease subunit 1 isoform X1: MAFIILQVKRATSSKYNVTMLRRAVGKTLGFLGYAVQYGCIAHCTFEYIGEIVICSGPSMEPTIRNYDVLVCDNLSRHLFSINKGDVIIAKSPNKPSINICKRVIGLEGDKVCTSSPSDLIKRHTYVPKGHVWLEGDNLENSTDSRSYGPVPYALIRGRICLRIWPVHSFGVLEDSPTGRIVQDN, from the exons ATGGCTTTCATAATCTTGCAAGTAAAGAG GGCTACATCTTCTAAGTACAACGTAACCATGCTGAGAAGGGCAGTTGGAAAAACCTTGGGCTTCCTCGGGTACGCTGTTCAGTACGGCTGTATAGCTCATTGTACATTTGAGTATATTGGAGAAATAGTAATA tGTTCTGGACCTTCAATGGAGCCAACTATAAGGAATTACGATGTTTTAGTATGTGATAACTTAAGTCGCCACTTATTTTCCATTAACAA GGGGGATGTTATAATTGCAAAAAGCCCAAACAAACCAAGTATTAACATCTGCAAGAGGGTAATTGGATTGGAAGGCGACAAAGTATGTACCAGCAGCCCGTCAGACCTCATCAAGAGACACACTTAT GTTCCAAAAGGCCACGTTTGGCTAGAAGGTGACAATTTAGAAAATTCCACAGATTCCAGAAGTTATGGACCCGTCCCATATGCTCTGATAAGGGGCCGGATTTGTCTTCGG ATATGGCCTGTTCATTCATTCGGCGTGCTGGAGGACAGTCCCACGGGGCGCATCGTGCAGGATAACTGA
- the IMMP1L gene encoding mitochondrial inner membrane protease subunit 1 isoform X2 — MLRRAVGKTLGFLGYAVQYGCIAHCTFEYIGEIVICSGPSMEPTIRNYDVLVCDNLSRHLFSINKGDVIIAKSPNKPSINICKRVIGLEGDKVCTSSPSDLIKRHTYVPKGHVWLEGDNLENSTDSRSYGPVPYALIRGRICLRIWPVHSFGVLEDSPTGRIVQDN, encoded by the exons ATGCTGAGAAGGGCAGTTGGAAAAACCTTGGGCTTCCTCGGGTACGCTGTTCAGTACGGCTGTATAGCTCATTGTACATTTGAGTATATTGGAGAAATAGTAATA tGTTCTGGACCTTCAATGGAGCCAACTATAAGGAATTACGATGTTTTAGTATGTGATAACTTAAGTCGCCACTTATTTTCCATTAACAA GGGGGATGTTATAATTGCAAAAAGCCCAAACAAACCAAGTATTAACATCTGCAAGAGGGTAATTGGATTGGAAGGCGACAAAGTATGTACCAGCAGCCCGTCAGACCTCATCAAGAGACACACTTAT GTTCCAAAAGGCCACGTTTGGCTAGAAGGTGACAATTTAGAAAATTCCACAGATTCCAGAAGTTATGGACCCGTCCCATATGCTCTGATAAGGGGCCGGATTTGTCTTCGG ATATGGCCTGTTCATTCATTCGGCGTGCTGGAGGACAGTCCCACGGGGCGCATCGTGCAGGATAACTGA